CTGCATTCTAAAAGTGCAagtccatgttggctgggaaggcCATctggcaaagaattctgggagctgtagtccaacatcttCAGAGGGTGCAGGATTAGGGAAGGTTGTATTACGGGCACTGTACACATTTTCACCAACACCCATTTGTTGTGGGGGGGAGGACTGCATTGAGAACAAATGCACAATTCTTCTCTCCGATGTAAGAATCTGGCGGCTCTATGCACCCTGGATATTCTAGACCGtggttctcaaccctggcaactttaagatgggtggactccaactcccagctagcgatgctggctggggaattctgggagctggagtccacccatcttaaagttgccagggttgagaaccacccttccccccttccttccttccttctccctccctcccttcgatTTATGAGATGCTCCATTCCAAAATGTCTCTAAggagcttacaaaaataaagtaaaaaggatTCAAAGAAAAATTATCCCAAACCCAGTAACAGCCGACTGTCTAGCTCTTGGCACACTGCGGGAATCAGACCTAGCAACCACATTCTGCAAACAGTCGTTACAGAAAGTTCACTTCCGTTTTCCTAACATTATCTCAGATTACGTTTAAATTGCCTGCCTTGGGTGTTTGACTTCTTGCCCTGACTTACGCTGCCTTCCACCATGGGGTCTTCTCCCCAGGCCCTCTCCTAAAAGGCACGGGGACCAGAACCTGTCCCTTGCCATCCATAGGGTTTCAAAGGGGCCTCCCCAGATGTGTCGTTCCCTGGAAATGTTAGCCTGCAGCTCCCCATTACCACAGCAGGAGGGGATAAGAGGCGTAGACACTCCTCTCGGCAGGTGTGAGAGTAAGGAATTCCACTTGGGAGGTCCCAAGGTCACTCTTTGGGTATCCCGTATTTAAACGATAGCGGCGTTTCGATCAGGTGAGAATCTCAGTACTGGACCTCGACCCCCATCCTCTCCCGCCAGCTCGCTCACCTACTCAGACGGGCACAGAGGACGTTTGGGCTCCTTGTGATGCAGCGGTGCTCACAGAGCGCGCCTGCTGTCGGTCGGTGTTCTGTGCTGACCCTTTCCAATTCTCTCTTGCAGCTCACTCAGCGGTTTACTGCAAACCGATTGTGGTAGAATCCCACCTGTACGTTGTGGTGGCTCAGCTTTTTGGGGGCTCCTATATTTACCGCTGGGACACCAACATTGACAAGTTCGTTAAGATCCAAGATATTGACAGCCAGAAGATCCGGAAGCCCAATGACATCGAGGCCTTCCAGATCGACAATGAGTGTGTCATCGCCGACAGCTCCAAGGCGGGCTCTACCAGCCTGTATCGCTGGAACCAGAATGGCTTCTATTCCCACCAAGACCTGCACTCGTGGCATCGTGACACCGATGTGGAGCACCTGGAGGTAGATGGGAAACCCCGACTGATCATCTCTAGCAGCTCCCAGGCCCCTATCATCTACCAATGGAATCGCtcacagaagcagtttgcccacCTGGGTGACGTCGCAGAAGTAATGGATGTTCAGATGGTCAAGCATTTCCAGATAGAGAGAGACAACTACCTGTGTCTGAGCCGTTACATTGGTGATTCCAAGGTGGTCAAGTGGGAAGGGCTGCGATTCACAGAGGTGCAGAACCTGCCCTCTCGAGGCTCCATGGTGATGGAGCCTTTCCAGATATCTCAGCATCGTTATATGGCTCTGGGTAGTGACTTCTCCTTTACCCACATCTACCTTTGGGATGAAGACAAGCAGAAGTTTGTGAAGTTCCAAGAACTCTCTGTCCAAGCTCCACGAGCTTTCCAGCCTATCCCTTTGGAGGACATGAGTGTCCTCCTGGCCCCCAGCTTCAAGGGGAACACACTGGTTTACAAGCGTATTGTGGTAGACCTCAGCTTGTAGGACGGCTGAGTCATTCCTCACCTCCCCCCAACATGCACCACAGCAGCCCTGCTCTACTGCTGAAAGCACTTGCAGCATTCCGTGGCAACTGGCCCTGGTGATCACCGGGACACAGTTCCTTACTCCCTCTCTTCTGCTTGCATCCTATTCAGCTGTTCCGCCTGTTCCTCAAAAGCTCGGTAGAATATGGAAGGACCGTATCAACGGGCATATTTGCAAGACCCCTGGATCGCGGGCTTTTGGGTCCATGCAACAGAAAACACATTTCTTCACCCAGCCCCAGATTTAGTTGCACAAGTGTGAGCACTACAACAGTTGCCCATAAATTGTGTCCAGCGACACGCACTAGTGTATTCTCACAGTATATCCTATCTCGACTAGTATATCCTCACAGCTTACTGAATCCTTTTACAGATATGCAAATGACTTTTGGAGGTGCCCCTTCAAAGAGCGCATGAATCTTAGGTAGCAACTGGTTACCTCAAAATAATTACAAGGAACTTTCATGTATCATAATTTAGTCTGAAATTGCTATGTTTGTCCATTTGTGTTTACAGGGCACTACTGGTCACTGTCACCAAATCACTGTTCTGCTTTCTTCACCTTTGCTACTTCTGTGTTTTTTCTTAGGAGGCAATGGAGAAGACACTCCATAAAACCCGACTTTGCAAGGAAGGAATGGaatagcaatacaggtagtcctcgattagcaaccgcctcatttagtgaccatttgcggttacgacggtgatgaaaaagtaactttgtgaccaatcttcaTATTTACGACCACCGCAGGTCTGTGAAGTAAAAGCTCAGTCGTCGTTTCACTCgcaaccgcttcgcttaacaacctagttgcaggtcccaattgtggtcgctaaacaaggatgacCTGTATAAAGCATTCTCATTCTACTCATCTCTCTTTTTTGGAGTGTGAGGTTTTTGGGGGGGTTTTTGGTCCCAAGCAAGATTTTTGGTGGCTCTTTGAATCCTGctgcctttccttttcatttcagaaggctTCCACAATGACCTTTCTAAATGCTATGTTAGcaatatggttttttaaaaatcacattttaatttggGCTACGTTTTCCTgcctactttaaaaatattaaatagtccCTGAATGGCACTTCTAAACTAAAGAAGCCTTTTAGCCTGAATTAAAAGTGGAAACAGTAAAATCCTCTCCATGCCAGCTCAGAAGAAAGTCCctttgcatggtttttttttttttttaaatgaaatatattcaagtCTGTTGCCCCTTTTCCATCCACAGTGTGTACCTGCAGATGTGGAAAAACAGCAAGAGGGGGTCAAACCCCCAGTTCCAGTTCCATAAGCAAATTTCTCCAGAAGAGATAGTTTTTATCTCGATTTATATCTTAGATCTTATATTTCAGTCAGCTATTAGAATCCTGGGAGAAGGAACGTAGATAACTAATTTGAGGGTAACTCTTCCACCCTGATCACTACAAGTAGTGAGAAAAATCTTACTCTAATGGCAGAGCTTTCTGGAAGTGTCctgttaattcccccccccctttttttttgggaGAACCTCATCTTTAAACTGCTCTGTGCCTCAATCCAtccgtgctggctagggaattctaggagttgaagtccctgcatcttaaagttgaggttgagaaacaatgccctcTAGCAATAGAGTCCATAATTTGTACTGTCTAGAGTGTACTCCGAATATCGGGTGATTGCATCTGAAAGCGCTCAAACATGACTCCAATGTTCTTTTTAGGTCTACCTGATAAAACAATATCAGCCAATAACAAGTGGCTGACTTTGGTGTCCACGTGGGAACAGAGGCATTGGTTCTGCTGCAGGGTACCAGCTATGCTCTCATCATCCATCACTTGTCACAAACTACTGTATGAGGTTACTGGGAATATGGTATATGTGGCACCTCCTGTTCCCTTGGACCACAACACTGAGATGCAGTTATGTACTGTTCAAAAGACATTCTAATAAACCCTAATCTCTAATGTTGGGTTCACGAGGGCAGCTTGGTTGGTGCTCTATGTGGGcagcttttcattttcagttgggTGATTTGGGTAGTCTTGATCTCCAGCTGCAGACCTAAGGAATACACCTGTTCGGGTGATGTGTACATGTGTGGAATGGACCATGAGGACACTAGTGGGCAGTCCTTCCTCTCACCAGGCTATGAATTTGCAGCAAGGAGCCTTTGAAGACATGTGAAACTTAACTGTGAAGACCCAGTCACTGCTGTTAGTGTGTTATGATCTACACCCAAATATACCATCTGATCAGATTCAATTTTACCAAGATGCCTTTAACCATGTGATAGCCTATTTAATGAATTAGCCATTCCTAGTTTGCCATAACAGTCATTTTGTAATAGGTATCTGCTGTACACTCTGAAAATGGTGTAACATGTAGCTTGGCCATCAGCCCCATATAATAGATTTCAATGGGATTTTTCATCCGCACAGAATCAACCAGACCGCCAAACTAAAAGCGTGAGCAGCTGATGCCCAGCTGTGCCTTTAGCATCATATTTTTGTCTGCAAGTTGCTGGTATTTAGAAGTAATTAAAGAGTACATTACattgtttgtggggggggggagttgcccCAGACCCCACCCAAGAAAGAGGCCCATCCTCTTCAGGGTTGGTTCAGGGTTTGGAAATGATCTGATGGGtcaataattttcatttaaataattaaagctaacttaatgtttaatatcatggccaggagttatttcaatatttagttaaatatcattccaagagttatttcaatattttagattTCCCCAGAGATCTCTCCCATTTATTAGGCGTTGAATTCAACGGGCAAAAAACAATGGGGGAAAATGTCAATGTCCAGAGAGTGATGTCCGTTGGCTCTTCGAATACTTAAACCTGTACGATTTTCATTGTAGGAAAGTTCCATTTCTAGCTTTTCAAGCCACAGAAACAAAGAGGGATGAAAGTGAAAGATTAGAAATCAAGGGCAAAAGGAAATGAGCCAAATAAAGGCATGAAGACTACTTATCTTTCTCTGCTCCCTTAACCTCGTGATCTCTAAACTCATTCTCAGATTCCTGGAGTTTGCATTTCCTCTGAAGCGAGAAGAGATGTATCAGGATGATGGTTTCAGGAATCACGATCGTGTGCACCTAATTTATTATGCACTTAAAATATCTGACTTTAAaagccctctctccttctcttttcagcTACGTGCAGATCACAAAGACAAATTCATTCTTGTATCAGTCCTGCTCATTATTTCAAGATGGGCCCAAAATCaaagccctccccccaaaacGGAATAGCCATTCAAAGAACGATAAGATTGAAATCCAGgttacttttgtatttttaggatatattcctattcctataagtatgtatgtatgtatgtatgtatgtatgtatgtatatgttacatttttgttacatttttatatgtacgtatgtttgtatgcatgttaCAGATTGCCCATTTTCTCTATCCAACTGTTCTTTCCTTCTCACcagatttggtagcaaatctgatggaaTCCCAGCACAGAATTGAACTGGGCACATCCAAAACAATTGAAGAACGGTTTGGATGGTCTTTTGAAATCGGAAAACTTCCAAAAGGTCATTGGTGTTTCAGAATTCTAGGGACACAGAATATGTTTCTTCAAACCCTGGTCttattcccccactccccaccagcTTGCCAGAGCAATAGCCAGACAGGGCGACTGGTGGAATGACACGGGGAGAAATAAACTCTGATTTATCAGTTGGATTTAACCAACATGCTAAACGAAAACAcaggtttgtttgctttgggcTTAATCTTTCCCCTGCCTTTCTGGGCCAAGGGACATTTTGCTGATCTTTGCTGGCCTCGAGAAACCTAAGCTAAGTTGCCATAATAGTTCTCCCTAGCATAGGGTCCTACCACATGAGCCTCGGTCCTTAGAACAGCCCTTTCCCtcgtttttcttctgaatttcactTGAGGGTATCTTTGAGCCTACTTTTATTGATGCAAAGTGTAGTTGTTCTCTGTGACACAGTTTTCCATCACTCTGCAGCCTTCCTGTCTtgaccatctgaaaaaaaaactatctcaGTAGTTCCCACCTTATGTTTTCTCTTGGATATGTGTGGAAAGCCAAGGAGGTTGTAGACCATTGGAAGACTGAGCATTTACAGACCACTTGGCCATTCTGTAGCCGAGTAAGCGCAAAAACTCAGAGAGTGCTTCATAAGCTATCTACTCTCGCACACATCCCGTTCAAGAAGTGTGAGACTGTTTTCACAGAATGTGTAGTTTTACTTTGATGGTTACCTTTCTCAGCAGTAgatcccttcagatgtgttgtacCTCAAATCCCATTTCAATGCCCACATTCCCCTAGCAGCAAAGTCGACATATTATGGAAGTTGCATTCTAAACATCCTGAAGGCACCAGGTGGGAAAAGACTGCCTTAGAACAGAGAATAGGTTTTAGGAAAGATCCTATGCctgatgggaaaggaagaaggagcaaGAAGGGCTTCCTGATGGCCTTTAAATCCAAAACAGAGATGTCTCTGCTTCTCCCACAGAATTCATTCTCTCTGATCTCAGAGTCCAGCCAAGGGGAATCACAGACAAATTACTTCAGGGGAAGTTGTAGCAGAAGGATTATTATAAAGTACCTACCTGAAAGTTCTAACATGTTGCTGCCAAAAAAAGGGGGTACAAACCATGTGTTCATGCATTTCCTTCTCATGAAGtctgcttctcttctcctttttcttttctaaattactGGTAAACCATTGTCTGCTTCATCTGGAAGTAGAGAATGGGGTTGAAACACAAGAGGAGGGTGGCAGGAAAGGCAGGTGTGAACAGGAAGCACGCTCAGATTCATGGCTTGCTTGCTGGAATACTTGAGCAGAACCACCCTTCTGGAGGAGATAAAGTGATGCTCACAGCTGCTAGATGTCTTGGTGCTCTTGAGGGAGGtgggaaacaaaaaacacaacacaacatggcagtggaaaagaatgtctatatttttgccaagaaaagtacatggatgtgCCTGTCTAGTCaggcaccaggagctgagctgagctctacattttatactgtagcaaagagaaggaagatcctcTACTATCTTTTGATCACAAAACCTTAAAATGCAATGTGCATCCATTGGCTTCATTATGCACAAGCAATAAAGATTCCACACTTTCCCTTTAGAAACATAGGTACTTTATATGATGcattatctccctccctccctccctccctccttttctatggctgcccatctcccaggAGTGACTCTAGTCTGTGTACAAGGTTAAAACCAACAGCTGGAACAACAATCCAAATAATGAAGCCTAAGGTTGCAAACAACAAATTCCAACTTACCTCCCACCTAAAGCCCTAATGTAGACAGGATGAAGACAGCAAAacaagagacaaaggaaaaagaaaagaaggtgctGGAAGATTGTGGTGAGCCCACCACTGGAGAGTCACATCATAAGTCTAAAAGACACATGATGTCACGATCTTGGGTATACCCGATGGAAGGCCATCTAGCAGGGCTTTGGGTATTGCCAGCTTCCAAAGATCTACATAGGAAAGGACATAGAAAACCAAGCATTTTGGGTTCCACGTTTTCTTTGTGATAGCCCTGTAACATAGGGCAGAGTTATAACCACCAAGCTATCAAAAAGGTAAAAGGGAAACATCCAAGCCCAGCTAcactttgcaaaaacctacatccagtctgacaaaagcatgtgggaaaatgtgttacggtctgatgaaaccaaggtcgaactttttggccataattccaaaaagtatgtctgGCGCAAAGACAACACTGCACATCACCGAAAGTACCCTATACCCACAGTGAAacgtggtggtggcagcatgatgctttgggctgcttttcttcagctggaactggggcttcagtcaacgtggagggaattatgaacagttccaaatatcaatCAATTTTGGCACAAAGCCTTCAGGCcgctgctaaaatgctgaagatgaagaggagtttCACCTTTCGACACAACtatgacccaaagcatacctccaaatcaacaaaagaatggctttaccagaagaaggtcaaagttttggaatggcccagccagagccccgacctgaatccaattgaaaatcggggggatgacctgaagagggctgtgcgcaGGAGATGCCCTTGCAATCTGGCAGATTTGGAGCGCTCCTGCAAGGAAGAGGGGGCAAAGCTTCCCAAGGcgagatgtgccatgctgagagactctgaccccaaaagactgaatgctgtcataaaatcaaaaggcgcTTCAGCGAAGTATTAGCACACTTATGCAACcccgtta
This genomic interval from Candoia aspera isolate rCanAsp1 chromosome 9, rCanAsp1.hap2, whole genome shotgun sequence contains the following:
- the LOC134502904 gene encoding leucine-rich repeat LGI family member 3-like, with amino-acid sequence MGKDLRGNSLTCDCKIKWLVEWMENTNTSMPAIFCGGPPQYQGQKIRELPLKDFDCITTDFVVHQVLPFQSVSAEPFTYSSDLYVALAQPSSSSCTILKWDYVERKLRDFDRIPAHSAVYCKPIVVESHLYVVVAQLFGGSYIYRWDTNIDKFVKIQDIDSQKIRKPNDIEAFQIDNECVIADSSKAGSTSLYRWNQNGFYSHQDLHSWHRDTDVEHLEVDGKPRLIISSSSQAPIIYQWNRSQKQFAHLGDVAEVMDVQMVKHFQIERDNYLCLSRYIGDSKVVKWEGLRFTEVQNLPSRGSMVMEPFQISQHRYMALGSDFSFTHIYLWDEDKQKFVKFQELSVQAPRAFQPIPLEDMSVLLAPSFKGNTLVYKRIVVDLSL